The following nucleotide sequence is from Nomascus leucogenys isolate Asia chromosome 13, Asia_NLE_v1, whole genome shotgun sequence.
catgagatctggttgtttaaaagtgtgtggcacctccctgccccctctctctcttgcttgcactctggccatgtgagatgcctgctcctgctttgccttctgccatgagtaaaagctccctgaggcctccccagaatcCAAACACATTCTGGCACTAtgcctgcacagcctgcagaaccatgagccaagtaagcctcttttctttataaattacccaatcttgagTATTCCTTTTTGCAACGCAAGAACTGCCTAATAGAACATATATAAGAATCTTTAACGAAGTACTAGCCAGCTAATTCAAtaacacattaaatatattatgtaccaaaatcaaatgggatttatcGCTAGGATCCAACGATGATACAACATATacaaatctataaatgtgatacaccacattaatataacgaaggacaaaaaccatatgatcatctcctcagatgcagaaaaaatatttgacaaaattcaacatgctGTCATGAGAAGAACTTTCAACAAATTAGTCAGAGGAACATACCTCAATTCAAtgaaggccatatatgaaaagcctACAGGTTATATCAGGCTTAATGGTGGAAAgttgaaaacttttcctctaatgtcaggaataaggcaaggatgcccactctttctcgtcacttctattcaacatagtactgaaagtgcTAGCTGGAGCAATCAGGCAGAGAATaaaagagccgggcgcggtggctcacgcctgtaatcccagtactttgagaggctgaggtgggcggatcacgaggtcaggagatcgagaccatggtgaaaccccgtctctactaaaaatacaaaaaaaaaaattagccgggcgcggtggtgggtgcctgtagtcccagctactcgggaggctgaggcaggagaatggcgtgaatccaggaggcgaagcttgcagtgagccgagatcacgccactgcactccagcctgggcgacagagcaagactccatctcaaaaaaaaaaaaataaaaggcatccagactgaaaagaaagaggttaatttgtccttgtttgcagatgacatgctcTGATATACAGAAAACCCTAAAACAACTGTTTAGAAATAATGGACAAATTTGATAAAGTTGCAGGGcataaaaatcaacatacaaaaaatcagtagcagTTCTATACAGTAAAAATGAACTATCAAAAAGGAAGTCTAggaaacaatcccatttacaatagctaccaaaaaaaggatacttagaaataaatttaaacaaggaGATTAAAAACTTGTACACTGGAAActgaaacattgatgaaagaaattgaagacacaaataagtggaGATATTCCGttttcacagattggaagaattaataatattgttaaaatgtccatacaacccaaagtgatctacagatgcAGTGCAAtcatatcaaaattccaatgacatttttcacagaaatagaaaaaaaaccttaaaatttatatggaatcacgaAGACCCCAAATTGCTAGAACTATCTTGGGCAAAAACAAGAAAGCTGAACATATCACACTACCTGGTTTTAAAGTATATTACAAagttataaaaatcaaaacagcataATGCTGGCATTTAAAGCAGAAACATAGATCAAAGGAATATGACAGAGAACCTAGAAACAAACAGAAtcatttatggtcaactgattttgaCAAAGATACCAAGAAAACTCAACTGGCAAAGAACAGCCTCTTCAATAAAAGTTGTTGGCAAAACTGGATgctcacatgcagaagaatgaaattggacccttttttcacatcatatacaaaaatcaattctaaatggattaaataattaaatgtaaaacctaaaactgtaaaagtactagaagaaaacatagaaggaaAGCTCCAttacattggtctgggcaatgagaACCAAATATAGACAAGTGGGGTAATATCAAACCACAAAGAaaacaactaacagagttaagagacaacctatagaatgggagaaaatacttagaaaccatgcatctgataagggctaatatccaaaatatgtaactAACTCAAACAACTCACCAGCAAgcaaacaacctgattaaaaaattggcaaaggaccaaaagaagacatatggatAGCCAATAGGtagatgaaaaaaaatgctcaacatcactaatcatcagagaaatgtaaattaaaaccatgatgagtTATCACCTCACACCTACCTGTTGGAATGGTTATTATCAGTTAGACAGAATATCCTAGGGGCtggcaaagatgtgaagaaaagggaattcttgtGTACTGTTGGTGTGAATGCAAATTAGTATACCcatatggaaaatagtatggaagttcctaaaaaaaccataaaaatagaattaccatattatccagcaattaGACTACTGGGCATATATCTAAAGAACATAAAATCGGCATGCCAAAGAGTTATCTGCactccatgttcattgcagtgttaTTCGTAACAGCCAAGACATGGAAGCATcaacatatataaacaaatattattcagcttttaaaaagaaggaaatcctgtcatttccaACAACATGACGAACCTAGAgagcattatgttaagtaaaataagcaggtacagaaagataaacatcacATAATCTCACTTTAATATGAAATCTAAAGAAATTCAATTCACAGGAACAAGGTAGAATGGTGTCTACCGGGGTCTGAGGGGTGGACGTTGGGGAGATGTTGGAGATACAatatttcagttagataggagaagTAAGCTAAGAGATTTGCTGTACAACATGGGGACTACAGTTAATGTATTGTATTCCTGAAGATTACTAAGAGAGTGGATTTTGAGTGTTCTCACCATAATaagtgaggtaatgcatatattagttagatttagtcattccacaatgtatccAGGTTTCAAAATGTATTGTAcatgatatatataattttttgtcaattaaaacataaataaattaaaaaaccaagAAGACTTTAAATAATAGAATACTTGAATCAACATGGCAAGGGGTCACCATGTACCAGCCACAATGATCCAGAATAGCCTCAGAAATCTGAAGTTGAGTGCCCTTTCACTCAGACACTTACTTCTACATTTTACCATCTGTCACTAAAAATTTTCAGGAAGTGAACTCTTCCCAAGTTAAGACACTGGACATATTAACTGATGGGTATAATCCTAAAGAATGTATATTTAATGGAAGAGTTATAAGAGACTTCCTCTGGATAGAAGACTATCCTTGAATGCTTCATGTCATagttattttaactatatttttggCTAATGGACTTTTCTTGGTGACAGATATTACACTCAGCACTTAAACCCAACCCTTGCATTTCAGATAACTTTCTGTACTGCATGATTTAGGCATCCTAGGTTTGTTAGGATGAACTAGAGGTTGGGGTGGGGCACATATTGCTGATGACAGCATCAGTATGGACTCACTGTGAGCATCAGCTGTGGCCAAAGTGTGGAAATGAGGCAGGAGCTGCCCAATACCATGATATCTGAGGTGGGGAGTATCCTTTTAGGGGCCTCCCATCTGCATTCACATCTTGAAGGAGCATGTCTGGAGCATAGGAAGAGAACAAATACTGCAAAAGCAGTGGGAACCATAAGGCTATGCATTTGGTCACCAGCAGGCCAGACCTCATCTATGGTTCTCTGATGACTAGGACTTAACATTTTGGAGATCCAGATTTTGGCAGAGTATGCATTTGATTCCTCCTATATCTCCATGAAGTTCAAAGTCTTCCAGGATTCCTCACCACCCTACTCTAAATAATATGGAGGTATGCAGATGCTTCCATATAAGACAGAACACACAGTCATAACCAAATGGGCACCTTTTCCAGCTGCAATATTCTAGGTGTAGCCTCTGAGTTCCCTGGGGCAGGGTAGGCTGTCCAGAGAGCTCTCTGGAACATAGGTCAGGACACTAGTGATTGGAGCAACTGCTTCTAGTAAAATTCATGGTTCATGGCACTTGCACCAGTGACAGGAAATAGAGCAGTTTGGCACCCATAGTGTCTTTACATGGCAAAGTGCACTGGATTTGGACATGGAAGGTTACTCTCCATGTGGCCCCTGGCAGGTAACTTTGCTtctcattgtttttctgtttattttgagatggagtctccctctgtcacccaggctggagtgcaatggtgcagtctcggctcactgcaacctctgcctcccagattcaagtgattctcctgcctcagcctcccgagtagctgggaatacaggtgtgcgccaccacgcctggctaatttttgtatttttagtagagatgaggtttcaccacattggccaggctggtctcaaactcctgacctcatgatccacctgcctcggcctcccaaagtgctgggattacaggcatgagccaccgtgcctggctaattttgcctCTCTTAATGCAGACATACCTTGGAGATCAAGTTTGGATCCAACTGCCACAATAAAGagaatcacaaaatatttttggtttcctgctgcatataaaagttatgtttacactataccatcatctattaagtgtgcaatagcattatatgTTAAAAACAGTATATATAATTAAACGTATTTTACTGCTAAAAATGCTAGTGATCATCTgaccttcagtgagtcataattgtTTTGCTGGTAGAGTGCCTTGCTTCAATGCTGATGGCTGCTGCCTGACCAGGGTGGTGGTTACTAAAGTGGCtatggaaatttcttaaaataagacaacaataaagtttgctgCATCAGTTGACTATTTCTTTCATGAAGATCACTAGCATTATGATGTTGTTTGAATTTCTCTCCACAGAAGaagttctttcaaaattggagtcaatcttctCAAATCCCACTACTGCTTTATCATAAttttatgtgacattttaaatcctttgttgtcatttcaacagtctAATGATACAACTTTCATGGATGAGGAGCTgctatatttttttaagagacagggtcttgccttaccacccaggctaaagtgcagtggcaaggatcatagctcactgcagcctcaaactcctgggttcaagcgatcctcctgccccagcctcccaagtagcaaaaATGTTTTCAGCATCTTTACCAGGAGAAGTTTCTAATTCAAGAAGCCCCTTTcattgctcatccataagaagcaactccttgactgggtgccatggctcatgcctataataatctcagcacttcgggaggcccaggtaggaggggatcacttgaggccaggaacttgagaccagcctggggaacttagcgagaccttgtctttacaaaaaaaaaaaaaaaaaaaaaaagccaagggcagtagtgcatgcctgtagttccagctaccagggaagctgaggtgggaacatAGCTCaagtcaaggagttcaagactgtagtaagctctgatcatgccactgtactccagcctgggcaactgagtgagatcttatctcttaaaaaaatagaagtaacacttcatccattcaagtttatCATGAGATTCCAGCAATTCAATCACATTTTCAGGCTCAACTTCTAactctagttctcttgctatttctatcaCATCTGCAGTGGCCCCCTCCATGAAGTCTTGAAACTCTCAAAGTCAGCACGAGagttggaatcaatttcttccaaactcctgttagtGTTATTTTCACCTCCTCCTGTCGATCATGAaggttcttaatggcatctagaatggtgaatcatttccagaaggttttcaatttattttgcccagatccatctGAAGAATCACTATGTcagctatagccttataaaatgtatttctttttttaatagctttttttttattaattttttttgcacacaaaaacaataaacattttctaaaaatacatacaaacaaaaagatgcgtatcaaacatattaggaaggttgcacatgggaagacagggaatagaaatggggagtgggaattaaaataaatgggagagggactttatatggatcagtgataataactcaatcctctatttgatgaagaaggagaaggaagaggaagaaaaagtgggataaaggatcagaaagggaggaaagtagaaaaaattagagtatgactccagggtagacctgttttgttgtcactgagttggttggttggtttgtctgttgtatttttcatatgtttcgccatgttggccagactggtcttgaactcctagcccgaagtgatcaacccgccttggccccccagagtgccgggaccacaggtgtgagccaccacgtccagcccccacattgcttctggcctccgtggtagacctcccagacggggtggtcgggcagaggtgctccccacatcccagacggggcagccgggcagaggcgctcctcacttcttcccagatggggcagctgggcagaggtgctcctcacttcttcccagacggggcagccgggcagaggtgctcctcatttcttcccagacagggtggctgggcagaggcgctcctcacttcccagacggggcgaccgggTAGACacgttgctcatttcttcccggacggggcagctgggcagagacgctcctaacttcttcccagatggggcggccgggcagaggtgctcctcacttcttcccagacggggcggccgggcagaggcgctcctcatttctccaaagacggggcggccgggcagaggcgctcctaacttcttcccagacggggcggccgggcagaggcgctcctcacttcccagacgatgggtggccgggcagaggcgctcctcacttcccagacgaagtggccgggcagaggcgctcctcacttcttcccagacggggcggccgggcagaggcgctcctcacttcttcccagacggggcggccgggcagaggcgctcctcacttcccagacgatgggcggccgggcagaggcgctcctcacttcccagacgatgggtggccgggcagaggcgctcctcacttcccagacgatgggtggccgggtagaggcgaaaatgtatttcttaaacaataagacttgaaagtcaagaTCGCTTCTTGAGCCATGGGCTGTAGAATGtatattgtgttagcaggcatgaaaacaatattaatcCCCTTGTTCATCTCCATtggagctcttgggtgaccaggcaCGTTGTCAATGAGCAGTAGTATTTTGCATTTGAGTATTTATTTGAGCAGTAGGTGTCTAGGTGTCAAAAGTAGACTCAAAAGGTGTCTGGGTGTGAAAAGTAGACTCAAAATATTCAGTGAACCATGTTGTAAATAGATGTGCTATCATCAAGATGGTGTctcatttatagagcacaggcagagtagatttagcagaATTCTGAAGGGAcctgggattttcagaatggtaaatgaccATCATTACctttaacttaaagtcaccagctgcattagtcccTAACAAGAGCGTCAGCCTATCCTTTCAAGCTTcaaagccaggcattgacttttgCTCTCTAGTTATGAAAgtcttagatggcatcttcttcctaCAGAAGGCTGATTTTTCCACACTAAacatctgttgtttagtgtagacATCTTCATCACTTTGCAAGATTttctgggtaacttgctgcaacttctacattagcacttgctgcttcactttgcacttttataTTATGGAGATGGCatctttctttaaacctcatgaaATAATCTCTGCtaacttccaacttttcttctgtagctttctCACCTCTTTCAGCCTTCATAATATTGGAGAGAGCTGGGGCCTTTCTCTGGTTAGgtttttggcttaagggaatgtggTGGCTAGTTTGATCTTCTGCCCAGACCACtaaaattttctccatatcagcaataaggttgttttgctttcttatcatccatgtgttcactggagtagcacttttaatttccttcaacaacttttcctttgcattcatatcttggctaactggcacaagaggcctagcttttggcatATCTTGGCTGTTGACATGTCTTCCTAACTGTAATCATTTCCAGCTTttcatttaaagtgagagacatagAACCCTTCCtatcacttgaacacttagagaccATTGTggagttattaattggcctaattttaatattgttatgtctcAGGAAAGAGAGAgccctgaggagagggagagagacgggGAAATGGCCAGTTgttggagcagtcagaacacacacaacatttatccaTTAAATTCATCGTTTTTTAAGGGCACATTTCAtagtgccccaaaacaattacaacggTAATAACCAAGATTATGGATGACAGATCATCACAACAGATATGATAATAAAacaagtttgaaatttttttgtgatgaagtttctctcttgttgcccaggctgcaatgcaatggcgagatctcagctcactgcaactttcacctcccaggttcaagcgattctcttgcctcagtctcccaagtaactgggattacaggcatgcaccaccacactcagctaattttgtatttttattaaagtcagagtttcaccatgttggtcaggctggtctcgatctcctgacctcaggtgattcacctaccttggcctcccgagtactggggttgcaggcatgagccactgcacccagcaagtttgaaatattttgagaattaacaaaatgtgacacagagacatgaagtaagcacatgctgttggaaaaatggtgccagaCGACTTGCCCGATGCAGAGTTGCCACAGACCTTCAATTTGTATGAAACACTAGAGCTGTGAAGTGCAATAGAGCAAGTCTCAATAAAACAAGACACGCCTGTAGTGTCTAGTGGGCATGTTTGGGGGTGGCTTGAGAGGATGCTTGGTAAGGGAGGCTATCCGAGGAAACGCCAAATAAGATCTCTTGGAGATCATGCCCTTACAGCCCACAGACTACATCTGATGATGTCTGTGTTGGTGGTTGATCATGATCTCTTTCCTAAGACCTCCTTGTCTAAGGGAAGCTCTTGAGAAAGGTGAAGACAAGCCTGAGATACCCAGAGCCCAGTAATGCCTCAGAGGTGGCTCACGGCCTCTGGTCTGATGGGGGAAATTTTCTTCTCTGATGTCTCTTTCATTGAATGGCCCAGCAAGAAGCACTAGACTGGAGCATAACACTGCACACCTGCCTCTGGGCATGACCTGTCCTCTTGAAGCCTCTTCACATTTGGCTTCATGTCCCAGTTAGCTACATGTGACCCAACCCTGGATGTAGCCCCAGGATCATTTCAGAGGAGTTGCGATTGCACAGAGTAGGAGATTCTGTACCACACTGATTAATTTCCACCAACTCACAGTAGGATGACAGGGAAGACCCATAGCCACTCTGTGTCAATTACTCCTTAGAAACAGCAGCATGAACCACCTGTTCCACATCCCTTAGTGTTCCTCTTGATctaaataaaagagaatgaactGGCTCCTAAGGAAGAGGGCTTGGGAAAGATAGGGACTATTCAGTTAATGGAAGGTGCTGGAGTGTCAGATCCTGAGGACCAAAATGGGTCCCACCAGAGGAATAGCCATATTGGTGGGTGCTGGATAGGAAGAGATTTGGGGTTGGTGCAGGCACTCACTCTCACTAGTATACCTCTGGTCTCAGATAATGGAGAGAAATGAGCAAAAAGTGAGCCTAGAGGAAACACCCTCTTCCAGCCACATCATATCCTGTCACTCTCTTGTGACCTTGGGCTTGCTGGACTTCCTGGGACTCATTATCCTAATGATAAATAGACAGTAATCTGAAACTTACAGAGAGATTGGGGAGCATAGGATGGGGGTGCACCAAGGCTAAGGAGACCAAAGCAGTGCTTGGGGGCCTCCCACTCTTTACCTCGGGTTCTAACTGCCACCCATTTCACGCTTAATGGGTCCTTCTGTCTCCAGGGTGAGAAATGTTCTCCTTAGCATCAGGAGATGCTGCACATGGGCAGTTCCTCCCCCTGGGAGTACTGgttcagtgaacaaaacagcaaGGGGCTGGGCCTCCTGAGGGCTGGCAGGGATACATGGGccaaagagggagagggagggtagAGAAGCATAGCCAGGGAGAGAAATCGAACACCAGGACACAAGACGAATGGGGCATCTGTGGGGGCTACAGTGGGCTCTCAATGATCACCTGTAGTGGCAGCGAAAGAGGTAGGATCCCTGGGCATTTGTTCTGGTTTATTTGACAGGGACAAGGGGTTCAGACAGTAGAGAGGGCAGCATTCCTGTTCATGTTCTTATGCTGGTGACTTGAGGTCCTTGTGCTTCGGATGTGGGCACAGTCTTGGATAGAGGAGTTGGGAAGCAGGATGCACATCCCAGCCCACTCTCCCACTCACAGGATGCTCATGCAAACATTCCCACAGTAGGTAGAACAGCATATGGTATTTGCTTGACAGTCTCGGTGAGATTCACATAAGTGTTTGCATAGATATAGTTTAGGCTGCTGCTGGCAGACTTTGATTTCTGGGGATAGCTGTGTTTCTGACAAGGAGAATAGAACGGTAAATAAATGCAGCTTCCTAGAGAACATTTTTCTCAAGCTGAACCCTCCTCCAAGACCCTTGAACCCAGGTCTCAGTCATGATACTCCTGGATTCCTTCTTCATAGAACTACCTTCCTGCCCATCACCAAATCCTAGTGATTGGTCATATTTTAAATCCTGTCTCTTCACTGTACACCTTACCCCAATAGACCACAATGCCTGGGCTTCCTGGACCTTCTCCACACACCAGCAATCAGAACTCCATCTCCCTTACTAGTCATGACCTTGGTGAAGTCACCACCATAGAATCTACGGTCTGATCCTGAGAGCTCAAAAAAGCATGAGACACCTTTCAAACTCGCTCCTAGTCTCTGAAAAGTAGAATTCAGAGATGAGGATCAACTTGCCTcttgtctctccctctcttctgctCACTGTCACTGTCTCTAGTCTTCCTGCTCCTTCTTTAGTTCCCTTTCCACCACCACTCTCCTTGCCCCTTTGATGATAACCTTAACTTGGCTCTGTGTACCCCAACTTTTGCTTGTCTTATGTCCTATTTCCCTACACTTATACCTATTCTACACCTACACCTACCGTCATAACCACTTCTGAATCTTTACTCCTCACAAATGTGcataaatcaaataataattttcttgctttctcaCTGGATTTTCAGCCCTGGTGCACCTTTCACTATGGGATGTGCCATTTCTCGCTAAGTATTGAGAAGGAACAGCAAAATATATAGGTTTCTTCTTCATTCCCATTACTATTCCCAGGGCCAGCTAAGGGGCTGGAGGGCCATGGTTTGGGACAGTCCAGAGTCTACACAACATTGTGGTCAGAGCTGGATATGCAGAGAGTTTCCAACTCCTAGGTCCTACTCAGACTGGACACAGGCCCTCCATTACCCCTACCCAATTCCCCCTCACCCATCCAGCGGCCCATCACCTACTCTGCATCCTCTTCTTGTCATGGTATCCTCCCTGGGCCTGCAGCAGTAGCAGCACCACACAGAGAACAAGGACAGGCAGCAGAGTCTGGGATGGCATGACTCTGACCAGAGCATGAGCCCTAAGTCTGGCCAGGCTGTCACAGACTTCCCTGCAGAGCTGCATGTGGagagtgaaggaaagaaagaaggaatgatcTTCAGCCCCTCGCTGCCTCCACTGGCCAAGTCGGGGCAGAGCAAGAGAGTCCTTGCTTCCCCCTTTCCCTTGCCCCAGCCCTGTCCTTCTTCATGTGGGATAGGGCTTCCGCAGGTATGACGCCTCCTCCTCTCACATAACCAGTCTTGTGTTCTTGCCGATAGAATGAAAGATAtcatttgtttctgctttctaattacaaaatattttatggaaaaaagaaaagaaaaaatatatttttaaaaagagttgctTAGAATTAACTGATGTTTCATTGCATTATCTTTTAGTTTCTCTTCATATTTAATATAAACAATCCTTTTAATATAAACAACTTTTTAACGTATTTTTGCCACCCTTATTTAATCATGTAAGTATTTCTCAAAATGTGGATTTTCATAATGCACAGCTCTCACTTAAATGCTAATAATCAAGTATTTGTATTGTACTAATTACTAATAATCTAGAGAATGtcatattgagcatttttatttataaatctttGATTTCTTTAGACTAAGACAGCTAGAATTCCTGAGTGAAAAAGTAGCTGtttcatatataaatgtatataaacacatacacacatatacactggGCACCAGTAAGCAACTGACTCTCAAATGTTTCAgggaaaagttatttttactgtactttcagcttttctgctactttgtttcaaaataaaaaggaagattaaGTTATGTGGAAGTGAGAGGTATAAGTGTAAACATCCAAATAGtagttctaaaagaaaaagatttagcaggttaaaaaatatttagtgaaacAATGCATTTAATTTGCCCCAAATTAAAGAACTATTAAAGATCACAGACTGGAAATGATCATAAAAGGATCGAGAAAGAAAACTTGCATATCTAGCCACATTATAAAATGTAGGAAcatcaaatacaaagaaattttaaaacattctttagaGAAAGAATAGATcacccaaagaagaaaaataatcagactGAGATTAGACTTTCAAATAGTGACAATAGGACAAGAAATCAATAGAGTAGCATTTTCAAGATGTTTAAGGTAAAAACTTTGAGTGAAAATTTACATCCTGAACTATGAGGGCACAATAAAACTGTTCTAAGACATATGAAGCATCAGAATGCTTACCACACAAAGACCCTTTTTGAAAGCCTGCTTGAAGGATGTGCTCCA
It contains:
- the LOC100579745 gene encoding WAP four-disulfide core domain protein 10A produces the protein MQLCREVCDSLARLRAHALVRVMPSQTLLPVLVLCVVLLLLQAQGGYHDKKRMQKTQLSPEIKVCQQQPKLYLCKHLCESHRDCQANTICCSTYCGNVCMSIL